Proteins encoded in a region of the Bactrocera tryoni isolate S06 chromosome 4, CSIRO_BtryS06_freeze2, whole genome shotgun sequence genome:
- the LOC120774069 gene encoding brain tumor protein isoform X1 encodes MASLEEQPIATITAISTFDPATTNTSADIASNVTTTSGSSAAAAANALVGNLSTLDSDFSLSACAEKQLLAPGALLTGSNSAVGTLNINTTATTTGAAVDSIVEKLVSSLTLDMDSDSLGNGNTTMSRDFNCNGSVASEHKSVSSRSSSLAGNMFSEVFENKGNDLESGSLEDSCSSIGADGMDKNCKICSSRLVTPRVLSCLHVFCESCLMKLLTEESNGNSSSASSTTSTAGELMPPLKSVIECPTCKQVTMIGAKGIESLTCDYILTNILDLSTIESEQLSCTSCKSKEKAISRCSDCANFLCSGCDNAHKYMRCFENHEVVKLEDLQKSTADKPLTIHKPLFCNVHSAENLKYYCFNCQIPVCNDCLIADHKGSEHHYDVIAMAEKSVRVDVENLMKEAKSKVQYCDAAASNLSSALTELQTQHDSARARIEETYQNYKKILEKCRDQSLNELGKLHSERELKVMDLLQNIENTMGKIDSTCKFTMRVLDQANAAEFLSMKKLISSQFINLINSTPKCDINYSLTFDTKAEKFEQVAQETFGKFRTESTPPSPKESTPPPTLPGMPPNMMSSRSGGMNTCGSQGQLAGGSSVTASSPISLPTSMQSSFDGDFSVLGNGFLMPNVLTPDSPPHQPPTLHHQISHQQQQQQQQQQSQAPATQPPVHGVNSVRGGFDGVGCVGGGGGGLPGTGLANGLNALTGSHGPMHGHNQGHGHAHGHNPLGGNPLSGAGNNLGVGLNNNPLGNGINASLSQGLNGLGGGAAGGGAGGGSGMNGGLNGALNGGLNGPNNPGGVGGGAPPPSAYNSILEYNLSRLASLTEATPDVTLNDALVGPGAGAGGHHQAVVPASSAQNQQISLADILSGDQRAFNNLQALAKMGLNNNVDFHTDMNQLLSSGASPGIDCILPDFCLPAATSPSLSTLGPLGAGPVDDMSITNFHAGAAPGTTNIVTGRNKATPMQIRCKFGSLGTSKGQFNSPHGFCLGVDEEIIVADTNNHRIEVFDKTGTLKFQFGVPGKEEGQLWYPRKVAVMHTNGKFVVCDRGNERSRMQIFSKCGHFMRKIAIRYIDIVAGLAVTSKGHIVAVDSVSPTVFVISEDGELVRWFDCSDYMREPSDIAIRDNDFYVCDFKGHCVAVFQEDGTFQYRIGNEKVTCFPNGIDISNAGDILIGDSHGNRFHVACYSRDGVLQSEFECPHVKVSRCCGLKITSEGYVVTLAKNNHHVLVLNTLYVH; translated from the exons ATGGCATCACTCGAGGAACAACCAATCGCAACGATCACCGCCATTTCCACCTTTGATCCCGCTACCACCAATACCTCTGCTGATATCGCTTCGAACGTAACCACTACTTCCGGCtcttctgctgctgctgctgccaacGCGCTCGTTGGTAATTTGTCGACGTTGGACTCGGATTTCAGCCTCAGCGCTTGCGCCGAGAAACAACTTTTAGCGCCTGGCGCTCTCCTAACAGGCAGCAATAGCGCTGTAGGTACTCTGAATATCAATACCACTGCTACGACGACTGGTGCGGCTGTTGATTCGATTGTGGAAAAGCTCGTCAGCTCGCTAACGCTCGATATGGACTCGGACTCTTTGGGTAATGGCAATACAACAATGTCACGTGATTTCAACTGCAACGGCAGCGTTGCCAGCGAGCATAAGAGCGTCTCATCGCGTTCTTCCTCCTTGGCGGGCAACATGTTTAGCGAGGTGTTCGAGAATAAGGGCAATGACTTGGAATCCGGTTCATTGGAGGACTCGTGCAGCTCGATCGGCGCCGATGGCATGGATAAGAATTGCAAGATTTGCAG CTCGCGTTTAGTGACACCACGCGTGCTCTCATGCCTCCATGTATTTTGTGAATCTTGTCTGATGAAACTGCTTACTGAGGAGTCGAACGGCAATTCATCATCGGCATCGTCCACTACTTCAACCGCCGGTGAGCTAATGCCGCCATTGAAGTCTGTTATCGAGTGTCCCACGTGCAAACAAGTGACTATG ATTGGCGCCAAAGGCATTGAATCGTTGACTTGCGATTACATTTTGACCAACATACTCGATCTCTCCACCATCGAGTCGGAGCAATTGTCGTGCACTTCGTGCAAGAGCAAGGAGAAGGCCATTTCACGCTGCAGCGATTGTGCTAATTTCTTGTGCAGCGGTTGCGACAACGCCCACAAGTATATGCGTTGCTTTGAGAATCACGAAGTGGTTAAGCTCGAAGACTTGCAGAAGTCCACCGCCGACAAGCCATTGACCATACACAAGCCGCTTTTCTGCAATGTGCATAGCGCTGAAAATCTCAAATACTATTGCTTCAATTGCCAAATACCAGTTTGCAACGATTGCTTAATCGCCGATCACAAAGGCAGTGAGCATCACTACGATGTCATCGCCATGGCCGAGAAGTCAGTGCGTGTTGATGTGGAGAATTTGATGAAGGAAGCCAAATCAAAG GTGCAATATTGTGATGCCGCCGCTTCGAATCTTTCCAGCGCGCTCACTGAACTTCAAACCCAACATGATTCGGCACGCGCCCGCATTGAGGAGACCTACCAGAACTACAAGAAGATCTTGGAGAAATGCCGCGACCAATCACTAAACGAGTTGGGAAAATTACACTCGGAACGTGAACTCAAAGTTATGGACTTGCTGCAGAACATCGAAAATACGATGGGCAAAATCGATAGTACTTGCAAATTCACCATGCGTGTGCTGGATCAAGCCAATGCCGCCGAATTTTTGTCCATGAAGAAATTGATCAGCTCGCAATTTATAAACCTGATCAACAGTACACCAAAGTGTGACATTAACTATTCACTGACCTTCGACACCAAGGCGGAAAAATTCGAACAGGTCGCCCAAGAGACCTTTGGTAAATTCCGCACTGAGTCAACTCCACCCTCACCGAAGGAGAGCACACCACCACCCACGCTACCGGGCATGCCACCCAACATGATGAGCAGTCGCAGCGGCGGTATGAACACTTGCGGCTCACAAGGTCAGCTAGCCGGTGGCAGCTCCGTTACCGCCAGCAGCCCAATATCTTTGCCGACTTCCATGCAAAGCTCATTCGATGGTGACTTCTCGGTATTGGGCAATGGATTCCTCATGCCGAATGTATTGACACCGGACTCGCCACCACATCAGCCACCGACATTGCATCACCAGATTtcccatcaacaacaacaacagcagcagcaacaacaatcacagGCACCGGCAACACAACCACCAGTACATGGTGTAAACAGTGTACGCGGCGGTTTTGATGGCGTTGGTTGTGTtggcggtggcggtggtggcTTGCCAGGTACAGGCCTTGCCAACGGCTTGAATGCGCTTACAGGCAGTCATGGTCCAATGCATGGTCACAATCAAGGTCATGGTCACGCCCACGGACACAATCCGCTTGGCGGCAATCCATTAAGCGGCGCTGGTAATAATTTGGGTGTTGGCTTGAACAACAATCCATTAGGCAATGGTATAAACGCTTCGCTCAGCCAAGGCTTAAATGGTCTGGGTGGTGGTGCTGCTGGTGGCGGCGCCGGCGGCGGCAGTGGTATGAATGGCGGCCTTAATGGCGCACTCAATGGAGGACTGAACGGACCGAATAATCCGGGCGGCGTTGGTGGTGGTGCACCGCCACCAAGCGCTTACAACAGTATTCTCGAGTACAATTTGTCACGTCTTGCCAGCCTCACGGAGGCCACACCGGATGTCACGCTCAACGACGCCTTGGTGGGCCCCGGCGCCGGCGCTGGTGGTCATCACCAGGCGGTAGTGCCAGCATCGTCGGCACAGAATCAACAGATCTCATTGGCGGACATACTGTCGGGTGATCAACGCGCTTTCAACAATCTTCAGGCGCTGGCCAAAATGGGACTCAATAACAATG TAGATTTTCACACAGACATGAATCAGCTTTTATCGAGCGGAGCTTCACCCGGAATTGATTGTATATTACCAGATTTCTGCCTACCCGCAGCCACATCGCCCAGCCTATCAACACTCGGGCCGCTCGGCGCTGGACCCGTCGACGATATGTCCATTACGAATTTCCATGCCGGCGCCGCACCGGGCACAACCAACATTGTCACCGGTCGCAACAAGGCAACACCCATGCAGATACGTTGTAAATTCGGTTCGCTTGGCACCTCTAAGGGTCAATTCAATTCACCACATGGTTTTTGCTTGGGTGTAGACGAAGAGATCATTGTCGCCGATACGAATAATCATCGCATTGAGGTTTTCGACAAAACCggtacacttaaattccaatttgGCGTACCCGGCAAGGAGGAGGGTCAACTATGGTATCCCCGTAAAGTCGCCGTTATGCACACCAATGGCAAATTCGTCGTATGTGATCGTGGCAATGAACGCTCACGCATGCAGATATTCTCAAAGTGTGGACATTTCATGCGCAAGATCGCCATCAG ATACATTGATATCGTCGCTGGTCTGGCTGTTACCTCCAAGGGTCATATTGTGGCTGTAGATAGCGTATCGCCAACAGTTTTCGTTATATCCGAGGATGGTGAGCTCGTGCGTTGGTTCGATTGCAGCGATTATATGCGCGAACCGTCCGATATTGCCATACGAG acaaTGACTTTTATGTCTGCGATTTTAAGGGTCATTGTGTTGCTGTCTTCCAAGAGGATGGTACTTTCCAGTATCGCATCGGTAATGAGAAGGTCACATGCTTCCCTAATGGCATTGATATCTCGAACGCAGGCGATATTTTAATTGGCGACTCACATGGCAATCGTTTCCATGTGGCCTGCTATTCGCGCGATGGAGTTCTGCAATCTGAATTTGAATGTCCTCACGTTAAG GTTTCACGTTGCTGTGGTCTAAAGATAACATCCGAAGGTTATGTGGTCACTTTGGCCAAGAACAATCACCATGTGTTGGTACTTAATACGCTCTACGTTCACTGA